From the genome of Bos indicus x Bos taurus breed Angus x Brahman F1 hybrid chromosome 19, Bos_hybrid_MaternalHap_v2.0, whole genome shotgun sequence:
AGAGGGCTGTTAAGGTATTGCTGGATATATAACTAAATGCTGTTACTTTTGCGCATATATTGTGAAAAGAATATTACGATCAGGCTAAATAACTTGTCTGTCAACCTCTACATGGTTCCCTTTTATATGTGActgtgtctgttttaagaatatttaagatATATCCTCTTAGAGAACTTCaagtataagttcagttcagttgctcagttggatctgactctgcgaccccatggactgcagcatgccagccttccccgtccttcactaactccaggagtttgttcaaactcatcttcattgagtcggtgatgccatccaaccatctcatcctctgttgtcctcttctcctcctgccttcaatctttcccagcatcagggtcttttccagtgagttggctccttgcatcaggtggccaaagtattggagcttcagcttcagtgtcagtccttccaatgagtattcagaactgatttcctttaggattgagtggtttcatcttcttgctgtccaagggactctcaagagtcttctccaacaccacagttcaaaaacatcagctcttcagtgctcagccttctttatggtccaactctcacatgcatacatgactactggaaaaaccataactttgactagacagacttttgtcacaaagcaatgtttctgctttttaatacactgtctaggtttctcacagcttttcttccaaggagcaaatgtctttcaatttcatggctgcagtcaccatctgcagtgattttggagcccccaaaaacaaagtctgtcactgtttccattgtttcgccatctatttgacatgaagtgatgggagcagatgccatgatctttgttttttgaatgctgagttttaagacagcttttttactctcctctttcactttcatcaggaggctctttagttccttcctctctgtctgccataagggtggtgtcatctgcatacctgaagctattgatatttctcccagcaatcttgattccagcttgtgcttcatccagcccagcatttcacatgatatactctgcatataagttaaataagcatgttgACAATATCcaactttgacgtactcctttcccaatttggaaccagtctgttgttccatgtccagtcctaaatgttgcttcttgacctgaataaaggtttctcaagaggcaggtcaggtggtctcgtattcccatctcttaaataattttccagtttgttgtgatccacgcagtcaaaggctttagcatagtcaatatagcagaagtagatgtttttctggaattctcttgctttttctatgatccaacagatgttggcaatttgatctctggttcctttgccttttctaaagccagcttgaatgTCTAGAAGTTCTTGGAttatgtactattgaagcctggcttggagtattttgagcattactttgctagcatgtgagatgagtgcaattgtgtggtaatttgagcattcttttggcatggcctttctttgggattggtatgaaaactgaccttgtccagttctgtggccactgctgagttttccaaatttgctggcatactgagtgcagcaccttacagaatcatcttttaggatttgaaatagctcaactggaattccatcacctccactagctttgttcatagtgatgcttcataaggcccacttggcttggcattccagaatgtctgactctaggtgagtgatcacacacaTCTAGGTCATTcctatcttttttgtatagttcttctgtgtattcttgccacccctttttaatatcttctgcttctgttaggtccataccatttctgtcctttattgtgcccatctttgcatgaaatgttcccttgatatctctaattttcttgaagagatctctagtctttcccactctgttgttttcctctatttctttgcattgatcactgaggaaggctttcttatctctccttgctatcctttggaactctgcatttaggtagagatggatatatttttccttttctcttttgcctttagtttctcttcttttctcagctatttgtaaggcctccccagacaaccattttgccttttgcatttctttttcttggggatagtcttgatctctgcttcctgtacaatgtcatgaacctctgtgcatagttcttcaagcactctgtctatcagatctatcccttgaatctatttgtcacttcaattgtataatcataagggatttgatttaggtcatacctgaatggtctagtggttttccctactttcctcaatttaagtgtgaatttagcaataaggagttcataatttgaaccacagtcagctcctggtcatttttttgctgactgtacagagctgctctatctttggctgcaaagaatgtagtcAATCTGACtttgttattgaccatctggtgatgtccacatgtggaatcttctcttgtgttgttggaagagtgtgtttgctctgaccagtgtattctcttggtgaaactttgttagcctttgccctgcttcattttgtactccaaagccaaacttgcctgttacttcaggtatctcttgaatttgtacttttgcattccagccccctatgatgaaaggacatcttttttttttttttttttttggtgttagttctaaaaggtcttataggtcatcatagaaccgttcaacttcagcttctttgacattagtggttggggcatagacttggattactgtgaattTGAATGgcttgtcttggaaacaaacagaagtcAATTTCAGCTACAaaacacagtattattaactatcatCATAATGTTGTACATTAGATCACCAGAACTTATTCCTCCTACATAACTTAAATTTTGTACCCTTTAGCCAATATCTTCCCATTTCTCCCATCCTTCAGCCCCTGGAAATCACCATTCTACTCCGCTTTTATGAATGTGactcagatttcacatatatgcaggatcatgcagtatttgtctttctatgtctggcttatttcacctgacataatgccctccaagttcatccatgttgtctcaatgtcaggattttcttctttgttttccttccattatgtatatttatctttatccattcatccatccagtggataaaaaatttcaagagagaagagaaacagagatcACCCTTTTTTACTGTTATGAGTTCTTCAGTATTTGCTGAAGGAGAGCTTCTGCAGATGTGTTTGGGGTACTAATAGCAACCTCCCTCCCCAGGTAAAAATCATGAAGGATGTTTATTCAAAATCAGTTTTACCCTTTCATAGTCACACCTCACATGTAACTGACATTCAGAGAATAAGCTCTGAGTTCAATCCTAACATTGCTACTTACTATaaccataagagaaaaaaattagtcaTGCAGTTTCTAGGGCTTGGttggcatttaataaatgttagtgcCTGTCCTTTTGTAGGCCTTTGGAAAAGGAAAGGTGGAATGTTTGAGAAATGTTAGCCATTGGACTTTACTTAGTAAGATCCCATAACTAACATGTTTATCATATTCAGATGAGACTTCTTGCCTTAGTGGTCCCACTGGTTCCCTGCTGGCCTGAGTCTCTACTGGGACACATTGTGTTTAGTGAATGTTAACAAATGGTAATAAAGACCTTTAAGGAGAGGATTAAACGACAAGTCCTCCTTCACTTTCAAGTGGCTTTTATATGAAGCATGAACACATAGAGTGAACACTTTAAAAGGAATGAATACAAATGAGAATCATCACTGCTTTGCAAGAGGAAAGTTTATTAGAAGGTTAACAAGGGGATTTGGGGGACTGCAAGACAAATCAAAGCAGCAGAGAGAACCACAAAACTCCTCATGTGACAACTCCCCAGCCCAAACCTGTCAGACCATCAGGTCACAAGAAACTGGCCTTGAATTAAGAGGATCAGGTGGGCCTGGACATTCTCTTTCCAAACTGTGAATTATGGTGGTGACTGGGGTACTATCCAATGGCTGATGGCTGTCAGAGAGCAGGGCTGGTCCATCAATGGTCCTCTGTCTTCACAGTCCTCCTGCTGGCCCTGGCTGTCTAGCACCCAAAGGTGTTGCAGGGCCCAAAGCGGGAGCGTGGGCCGCAGGGGGTGCAGGGATTGGTGACACAGGACCCGACTGATGATGCGTTGGTCGTGGCGCAGGGGTTGCAGGGCAGCCTGGGACACAGAACAATTAGCTCATCAGCATAAGATggataataacaaaaataaaggagGGAGTTCAACCCAAGGAGACAGGGGACAAATAGAAGCCATTTTCTGACTTCTTAGGAAGCCAAGTCTTATTCGGATCACTCCTAAATAAGCCTTGAGATGGAACCAGATCGATAAGCCTGAAGTTGTGGGGAAAACCCTTCATCCCTCCTCACCTGTGAGATAGATTGATATTATCTACCCCACAGATCATGTTCATGAAAATACTCAGGCAAAAAGTGCTGGACCCTAGAAGTGTTTGAGTAACCTCCCCTTTTTGATACTCAAATGCTCATCCATAACGTGGTTGCCCTGATCCCCAGATCCTCAGATCCCCACTCTGCCTGTCTCAGGGGGATCCCAGCCAGGGTCCATGAAACAATAGGTGTGAAACTGGGGATTAAATCCAAAAGCATTATTCAAGTACATGTGATGGTGGTTACAggtttgttttcccttttgcTGAAGGTACAAAGCTTTATTTACCCATCAGCCTCCAAAAGCTCACCAGTAGAGGAAACAGTCAGGCTCAGGAGTATCTTTTGGAGCAGACAATACCTTTAGGCCTGGTCGTGACAGCAGCAAACACCCTTCACTTCCCACTGCTGTAGTATTAAACTCTAGTCTTTGCAGATATATTGGCATCAGAAACTTGACCCAGGAAGCCCCCGTTTTGTCTTTTGGTAGGACCGTGCATGTACCATGCCAGGGGTACCACCTGCTCAGTACTCACTTGCAGTCCTCGCTGTCCAGCAGCCCACGGTACGTGTTGATCTCACACTCCAGCCGGGCCCGCACGTCCAGCAGCACCTGGTACTCCTGGTTCTGCCGCTCCAGGTCACTCCTGATCTCCGCCAGCTGTGACTCCACGTTGCCGATCAGGCCCTGCACCTGGGCCAGCTGGCAGCTGTAGCGGGCCTCCGTCTCCGTCAGGGTGTTCTCCAGGGAGTCTCTCTgtcagagggaaggggaggaaggtcACAGAGCTGCTCCTTCAGGGGCTTCTCCATCGCTTCCAAACAAGTCACCAGCTCCAAGAGTTCAGGAGAGGGTGGTCCGGGGGGCATCCCAGTGCCCCTGACTCCCCAACCTCACCTCCTCACCAGGAGTCTCATCAATACCCACCAGGTTGTGCTGGGCCTGAAGCTCCACCTCCAGGGCGTTGACCGTGCGTCTCAGCTCGATGATCTCTGCCTGGTAGGACTGCAGCTGCTCTGAGCTGGACACCACCTGCTTGTTCAGCTCCTCAGTCTGAAACACCAAAGGGCAGAAGAGACAATCAGACCCCACCTGAAGGGCCCCAAGGGGCTGAGGGTCCTGAGAGACCACGTGCCGAGATGCTCACCTGCCTGATGTACCATTCCTCCACGTCCCTGCGGTTGGTCTCCACCAGGGCCTCGTACTGAGCCCTGGTCTCGTTGAGCACACGGTTGAGGTCCACAGTGGGGGCGGCGTCCACCTCCACGTTGAGGCGGTCTCCCAGCTGGCTCCGCAGGGTGTTGACTTCCTggtggaggaaggggaaagaatgAACTCATAGAAAGAAATCTATATATGAATTCCCTTGTGGTGGAAAGGTTGCATTAGAATTTAGGACACATATTGATATAAAACTCGATGAAGTTACTTCCTGTGAGTCAGGCCTCCTGTCTGAGAGTCTCCACATCTGTATCATGAGGCTGCTTGATTGCTAATGTTTCTTGCCACTCCAAGA
Proteins encoded in this window:
- the LOC113878251 gene encoding keratin, type I microfibrillar 48 kDa, component 8C-1-like yields the protein MSYSCCLPNLSFRSSCSSRPCVPSSCCGTTLPGACNIPANVGSCNWFCEGSFNGSEKETMQFLNDRLASYLEKVRQLERDNAELESRILERSQQQEPLVCPNYQSYFRTIEELQQKILANKAENARLVVQIDNAKLAADDFRTKYQTELGLRQLVESDINGLRRILDELTLCKSDLEAQVESLKEELICLKQNHEQEVNTLRSQLGDRLNVEVDAAPTVDLNRVLNETRAQYEALVETNRRDVEEWYIRQTEELNKQVVSSSEQLQSYQAEIIELRRTVNALEVELQAQHNLRDSLENTLTETEARYSCQLAQVQGLIGNVESQLAEIRSDLERQNQEYQVLLDVRARLECEINTYRGLLDSEDCKLPCNPCATTNASSVGSCVTNPCTPCGPRSRFGPCNTFGC